The sequence below is a genomic window from Deinococcus terrestris.
CCTTCCGCCCCGGCCCCGAGCAGTTCAGCCTCACGCTGCTGCTGGGCGGGCGCTTCGCGGGGGCGCAGGAATGGACGCTGCACCCGGAACGCGGGGCGCTGATCGCGCGGGTGCAGACCGACTTCGGCGGAGTGCTGCCCGAGCTGCGACGGGTGCAGCAAAGCCGAATGCACCCCCGGCTGCTGACCAGCCTGCACTACGCCGAGGGCGACGGACGAAACCGGGCGAACTTCGAGACGACCTTCGACCGCCGCTCGGGGCTAGTCACGCTGCGGCAGGGCCGCGATGAGGCCACCGCGCCGCTGACCACCGAGCACCACGACCCGGTTTCGCTGCTGGTGTGGCTGCGCGGGCTGGAGGGCGAAGAGCGAGCCACCGTGCAGATGGCGGGGGGACACGTCCTCGTGCAGAGGCTTCCCGACACGGCGGTGGGCGACCTTCCCGCCCGTGCCTACCTGCTGCGGCCCGGCGGGGCCTACGTGTTCGTGGAGGTCGACCCCCCTCACCGCCTGCTGCGCCTGATCCAGCCCACCGATTTCGGGTCGCTGGAAGCCGTGACCGAGCCGCCCAAGAAACCGCAGCCTGAGCGCAGGCGGCGGCGGGCGGGGTAGGAGGCGGTCGGCCCGAAAAGCAGACCACCTCTCGGCCCGCCCTCCCGATTTCTTCCCTGTCCGGCTGACCGCCGCAAGCTGACCCCTCCCCAGGAGTTCCACCATGCAAGTCCTACAAGGCGACGCCGCCCGCGCGGCCCTGACCCGCAGCTTTTCCGAGATTCCCGTGCCCCAGAGCGTGCTGGACCGCATCCAGCAGACCTTCGGGGAGCCGCTGACCCCCGAGGAGGTCGTCTCACGCATCCTCGCGGACGTGCGGGCGCGGGGGGACGAGGCCCTGCGCGACTGGACCGAGCGGCTGGACGGCCACCGCCCGGAGGCGCTGGAGGTGTCTGGGACCGAGCTGGAGGCCGCGCAGATCGAGCCCGAGCTACATGAGGCCGTACGGCTCGCCATCCGCCGCGTCCGGGCCTTCTACGAGCAGCAGCCCGCGCACGGTTTCATGCAGGAGGGACCGGACGGCACGTTGGGGCAACTCGTGCGCCCGCTGGGACGGGTGGGCGTGTACGTGCCCGGTGGCCTCGCGCCGCTGATCTCCACCCTGATTCACACGGCGGTGCCCGCGCAGGTGGCGGGTGTGCCCGAGATCGTGGTGACGACGCCGCCCGGTCGGGATGGCTCGGTGCATCCGGCGATTCTGGTCGCGGCCCGCGAACTGGGCATCACGCGGGTCTTCCGGGTGGGCGGGGCACAGGCCATCGGGGCGCTCGCCTACGGCACCGCCAGCGTGCCCGGCGTGGACAAGATCGCGGGGCCGGGCAACCTCTTCGTGGTGATCGCCAAACGGATGGTCTTCGGCGCAGTGGGCATCGAGAGCCTGCCGGGGCCGACCGAGACGCTGGTGGTGGCCGACGACAGCGCGGACCCCCGTTTCGTGGCCGCCGACCTCCTCGCGCAGGCCGAGCACCTGGGGGCCGAACCCGTGCTGGTGTCCACCAGCCGCGACCTGCTGATCGAGGTGCAGAATCAGTTGGACGGCCAGTTGGAGGCCCTCCCCGAGCCGAACCGGAGTTGGGCGCGGGACAGCGTGCTAAGCCGGATGAAGATCGTTCTCGCCGCCGATGTGGACGAAGCGCTGGACCTGTCCAACCTGTACGCGCCCGAGCACCTCTGCCTGCTGACCCGCGACCCCTGGAGCCTGCTGGACGGAGTGCGCCGCGCCGGGGGCGTCTTTGTGGGCGAGGCGAGCATGGAGGCGCTGGGCGACTACGTGGCCGGACCCAGCCACGTGATGCCGACCGGGGGCACCGCCCGTTTCATGAGTCCGGTCAACGTGCGCGATTTCCAGAACATCATCTCGGTGGTGGGCGTGCGTGAGGAGACGCTGCGCCGCATCGGCCCCCCCGCCGCCATCCTCGCCCGTGCCGAGGGCCTGGAAGCCCACGCCCGCGCGATTGAAAGTCGCCTGACCCCGCCGCCCGCACCCGCCCACCCGGAAGCCACGTTGGAAGCGATGGCGGACGTGTCGGAGGAGGCGACTTCGGGCCTGTGAGCGGCCGCATCTACGCCGCAACCTTCGTCCCCTCCAGCGCATAGTGCCCGGTATGAGTTTCACTTCTCCCCCGGCCCTGGAACTGCTGGACCTGCGCAAGAGCTTCGGGGGGCGCGTGGCGGTCGCGGGCGTGAGCCTGACGGTGCCGCCGGGCGAGCTGTACGCGCTGCTGGGTCCCAACGGGGCGGGCAAGACGACCACCATCCGCATGATCGCGGGGCTGACCCGGCCCGACGGGGGCACGGCCCGCCTCTACGGGCATGACGTGACGCACGACGCCCGCGCCGCCAAGCGCCAGCTCGCCTACCTGCCCGACGACCCGCTGCTGTACGGCAAGCTGACCCCGCCCGAGTACCTGGAATTTGTGGCGGGGCTGTGGGAGATGGACGCCCGCGAGGCCGCCCCCGAAGCCGAGCGGCTGCTGCGCTGGCTGAACCTGTGGGAGCACCGCCGCGAGCGCACCGAGGGCTTCTCACGCGGGATGAAACAAAAGCTCGCGCTGGCCGGGGCGCTGATCCACCGCCCGCGCCTGATGCTGCTGGACGAGCCGCTGACCGGACTGGACGCGGCCGCCTCGCGGCAGGTCAAGGACGCGCTGCGCGAGTTCGTGGACGGGGGCGGCGCGGTCGTGCTGACCACCCACATTCTGGAGGTGGCCGAGCGGCTCGCCGACCGCCTCGGCATCATCGCGGCGGGGACGCTGGTGGCAGAGGGCACGCCGGGTGAGCTGCTGGCCCGCACCGGGACGGGCACGCTGGAAGACGCCTTCCTCAGCCTGACCGGGCTGCGCGTGAATGCCGAGGACCCCGTCGGGACCCCCGCGTGAGACCCGGCTCGTTGCCGTGGCTGCTGCGCTGGCAGACGCGCTGGGCGTGGCAGAACCTGAGCGGGGGGGCGAGGCGGGGGCTGATCGTGGGGGTGGTGTTCGCCGTGGGGGTGGGGGCGGCGCTCTTCTTCCTGCTGCGGAGCCTGCTCGCCGGAGTGCCGCTGGACCGCCCCCTCCCCGACGCGGCGCTGGGGCCGCTGACGCTGGGGCTGGTCTTCGTCTTCACGCTGATGATCTCGGCGTGCGTGACGGCGGCGCTGGAGGCACTGTATACACGGGGCGACCTCGACCTGCTGCTGCACTCGCCCGTCTCGCCGCGCACGGTGCTCGCGGCGCGGGCGCTGGGGGTGGCCTTCACGGGGGCGCTGGGGTCGGCGCTCCTCATCGTGCCGCTGACTTTCCTGTTGGCCGTGCTGGGCGCGTGGCGCGGGCTGGGGCTGCTGGGGTGGTGGCTGGGGGCGGCCCTGCTCGCGGCGACGCTGGGGCTGTGGCTGACCCTGGGGCTGGTGCGGGTGCTGGGGGTGCGCCGGGCGCGGGTCACGGCGTCGGTGGTGGGGGCGCTGCTGGGGGCGAGCCTCTTTCTGGCGTTCCAGTTGCCCAACATCCTGGGGCTGAGCGGGCGCGGCGACCTCGTGGTGCGGCTGCTGGAGGGGTTCGGGCCGGGGCGCGGCGGCTGGCCGGAGCGGGAGTCGGCCGTGTGGTGGCCCGCCCGCGCGGTGTGGAGCGAACCGGGGCCGCTGCTGGCGCTGGGGCTGGGGTCGGCCCTGGCCTTCGCGCTGAGCGTGCCGCTGCTGACCCGCCTCTTCGTGAGCGGGGTGGCCGCCACCGCCGAGGGAGGCGGGGGACGGCGGGCGGGACGGGAACGGGCCGGGCCACTGCGCTTCCGCCCGGCGCGGCAGGCCACGCTGCTCAAGGAGTGGCGCATGGTGGGCCGCGACCCCGAGTTGCTCTCGCGCACGCTGCTGCAACTCGTGTACCTGCTGCCGCTGATGGCCTCGGCGTGGCGCGGCTCGGTGGAGGGGGCGGCGAGCGCGGGCATCGTGCTGCTGGGGGCCAGCCTCGCCTCGGCGCTGGCGCACCTCACCCTCAACGCGGAGGACGCCCCCGACCTCCTCGTCACCGCCCCGCGCAGCCCGGCGGCCCTGCGGCGCGACAAGTGGCTGGCCGCCGCGCTGCCGCCCCTGGCGCTGGGGGTGCTCGGCGTCGGGCTGTTCGCCGCCCGGGACCTGCTGCCCCCCGGCCTGGCGCTGGCCCTCCTCGGCCTAGTGGCGCTGGGGGTCGCGGGCAGCGCCCTGCTGGTGCTGTGGCGGCCCCTGCCCGTGCGCCGCGCGGACGCCTTCAAGACCCGGCAGGGCAACACCCTGGGGCAGACCCTCCTGACCCTGCTGTTTCAGGGCGGCCTGAGCGTGGGCGCCTACGCGCTGGCCCGTGGGCAGGCCTGGAGCCTCGCGCCGCTGCTGGTGGCGGGTGTGGCGCTGGCGGTGGCGTACGGGGGGCGGGGGTCGGACGCGCGGTAGGGAAGGTTGATAGAGGAGCGCTGGTCACACGCCCCCTCACCCCGTTGCTTCGCAACGCCCCTCCGCTTCGCGGCTCTACGAGTCACCCGCAAGGGGAGAGGGGTCAACCTCTGCTTTCGCTGAAGCTCTCTTTTCCCTGTGTCAGCCGTCCTCAACGTCCCCACCGCTCAAGCTCACTTTCCAGGCAGACGAGCCGTTCGGCGCGTCCGCGCCGAGGCCTTTCACTCGGGCGGAGGATGGCGTGGAGGGGGAAACGTGGGCGGGGCAAACAGAGTCGCAACATGGGGGGACGACCTTTGCCCAGCGCAGCGCCGCTCCCCTGCCCCCTCTGGGGGGAGGGGCTGGGGGTGGGGGCAAACCGCAATCAAGACACCTCGCCCCTCCAGCCTCAGCCCTCGAACGCCCCCCGCTTCGGCTCCGGCAACCGGTACGCGATCAGCGCACTGGGAAGCAGCAACGTCAGACTGACCAGCGCCGCCGTCGTCGGCGTCGTCACATCCGCCAGCGCCCCCACCAGAAAGATCAGCAACCCCGCGAACCCCCACGAAAACCCCATCATGATGCTGCTCGCCACCGCGACATGCCCCGGCGCGTACTCCTGCGCGGCGACCACGCCGACCGGGACACTGGCATTCACCGCCGCCCCGACCAGGAACGTGAGCGGGTAGAACCACCAGTTCGCCGGACTCGACAGGATCAGCAGCGCGAAAAAGGGAATGGTCGTCAGGATGGCCGCCCGCAACACGGGAACCCGCCCGTAACGGTCGCTCGCCCGCCCCCCCACGATGCCGCCGATGGCGCTGGCGACGGCGTAGACGGCCAGCGTGACCCCGACCTCCCGCGCCCCGAAGCCCCGCCCCAGCAGGATGAAGGGCAGCATCGCGTTGTACCCCATGCTGGCGAGCGAGCGCAGCACCGCCATCGCCCAGAGACCTACGAGCGGCCCCCGGAAAATGCCCGCGTATTCGGCCAGCGACACCCGGCGCCCTTCGGCCCGGCCGGAGGGGGTAACGGCAAAGGTAATCGCCGCGATCACGGCCCCGATCAGGGCGAACCAGGGCAGGTTCTCCAACCCTACGCCCGCAAACACCGGCCCCAGCGCCATGCCCGCCGTGCCCCCGGCACTGAACAGGCTGGCCCACAGCCCCCGCTTCTCGGAGGGGCTGCTCAGGGCGACGTAGGCGGCCCCAGCCGGGTGGAAAAAGCCGCTGCCGAATCCCGCGACCGCCACCAGCAGCACCAGCGCCCCGAACCACGGCACGAACCCCATCGCCGTGAGGCCCAGCCCCGTCATCAGCGGCCCCAGGGCGGCGGCGTAGCGACGGTCGAAACGCTCGCCCAGAATCCCTAGCAGCGGTTGCAGCACGCTGGAGGTCAGGCTGTAGACGCTGGACAGCAGAGTGACGGCGGCGATAGATACGCCAAACTTGCCCTGAAGGGCCGGGGTCAGGGGCGTGAGCATCGCCCCGTAGGCGTCGTTGATGAAGTGTCCCGCCGTGACGGCCACGGCGACGGCGGTGGCGTGACGGGCGGCGACTCGGGCGGGGGCGGCCTGCATGGGCGACACGCTACGCCCACCGGACAGGTCAGCACGAGTGGGAAGGAGCGGCCGTCCCGCAGAAAGGGCCATCCCCCACCAACACCCAAGAAAACATGAAGGGGCGGGCCTGATGAATGTGACGGTGTGAGGCGGATGTGGGCTTCTTCACAGCTTAGGCTGGGACATGACCCTCGCCCTGCGCACTGCCGTGGCCGCGACTCTGCCCTCGGAGAAGCGGCTTGACCTCCAGCTCGCGGCCCTGCCCGAGCGGGACTGGGCCGAAGTCGCGGCGCTCTTTGCCCGGGACTTGCCCGAATTGGAGGTCGTGGTGGCGCTGCCGGGCGGGGAGGCACTGGCACACGCGTTGGGGCGATTGCGGGGCCTGACGGTGCTGGAGGTGCAGGCGGACGGCCGCCTCCCGGAGCGGGTGGAAGGGCCTGTCCTGGGGGACGCGGTGATTGTCACCCGGCACCTCACCGACGGTCTGGCCGAACTGGAACTGCTGCTGCGGACCGAGGCCGCCGCCCTGCGGGTGCGGGCGGTCGCCGTGGGCGTCGAGCGCACGAACTGTCCCGGCCGCACCCGGCTGGAACTTCAGGGGTTGAAGGTGCTGAGCGCCGTGGCCCTCGCGGACACCCCGGCAGGCCTGAAGTTCGAGCAGCGGATTCCGGCCCGGCTGCGCCGCGTGTCATAAGCGGTCAGGCCTCGGGGGTCGCCTCGCGGTAGCCCCGCAATGCCCGCTCCTCGGCGGGGATGCGGATCAGGAGCAGCAGGGCGGCGTTGAGCAGCGTCCCCGCCAGCGCCGTACGCCACGCCCCCACCGCCAGCGGCCCGGAAGCGAGTTCCAGCGCCACGACCGCGTAGTTGGGATGCCGGACGTACTGAAACGGCCCCCCGGTGACCCGCTCGCCCCCCGGCACGATCAGGATGCGGGTGTTCCAGTAGCGCCCCAGCGTGCGAATGACCCAGTAGCGCAGCGGCTGAGCCAGCACGAACAGCAGCAGTGCTCCCCAGTTCACCCCGCCCCGGGCGCGGCGGCCCTCCCACAGCAGGCCCAGCATCCAGGCCGGGTGCAGCAGGAAAAAGAGGGGGTAATGCTCGCGGCCGTACTCCACCGCGCCGTGCTCCCGCGCCCAGCGCTCGTTGGCGCGGGCCACCCGCAGTTCGAGGAGGCGCTGCACCATCAGGAAGCCGAAGAGCCAGGGAGCGAGGGTGCGGGCCTTCACCGGACCGCCTCGCCCGCCAGCAATGCGTCGGCCGCTGCGTCCGCGTCCAGTTCGCCCCGTGCCACCCGCGCATACAGGTCGCCGCTGGCCTCCCGTGCCCGCTTGAGCACCCGCTCCTGCACCAGCGTCCGCACCTCGAACTCGGCCCGCTCCGCTCGGCGGGCGTGCAGCCCTTCCTCACCCAGATGGGCGCGGTGGGCTAGGACCGCCTCCAGCACGGCCTCCACCCCCTCGCCCGCCTGCGCGACTGTGCGGCGCACCGGGGCGAACCAGGTGTGCTCGTCGTGGGCGCCAAGACCCTGCGCGGCGAGCAGTTCGCGCACGGTACGGTCGGCGCCGGGCAGGTCGGCCTTGTTCACGGCGATCACGTCCGCGATCTCCATGATTCCGGCCTTGAACGCCTGCACGCCGTCCCCGCCCGCCGGGGTCAGGACGAGCAGGGTGTGGTCGCACACGGCCGCCACGTCTACTTCGGACTGTCCAACGCCCACTGTCTCCAAGATCACCCAATCGAAGCCCGCCCCCTCCAGCAGCGCGAGCACGGGCAGGGTGCGCGGCGAGAGGCCGCCCAGGGCGCCGCGGCTGGCGAGCGACCGCACGAAGACGCCGGAGTCGCCGTGGTGGCGCAACATGCGGATGCGGTCGCCCAGAATCGCGCCCCCCGAGTAGGGACTGCTGGGGTCCACCGCAAGGACGGCCACCCGCTCGCCCCGCACCCGCAGCGCGGCGATCAGGGCGTCGGTGAGGGTGCTCTTGCCGCTGCCGGGGCTGCCCGTCACGCCCAGCACGACGGCACGGTCCGGGCGCTCGCGGGCGGCCCGCAGAACAGGACGTGCGGTGTCCAGGCCGCTCTCCGCCAGCGTGATCGCGCGGGCCAGGGCGCGGGGGTCCCCGGCGCGGAAGCGGGCCACGAGGTCGGGGGAGGTCAAGGGGTCACCCCCGCCTTCCGGGAGAGGTGGGCAGCAGGCAGTCGCATCGTGCGCTCAGGCTAGCGCTCCGGATGGACCTCAAGGCGCCTGCCCCAGCACGTCGTCCACCTCGGTGGCCTCGATCAGGTCCTCCAAGTGCGCGTCGTCGTTGAACCCCAGCAGGGTGCCGCTGTCCTCGCCCAGCAGGACGCGGGTGATGGAGGTGTTCGTCACGCTCAGGCGGGCCCAGGCGTGGCCCGGCACCCCCCCCAGTGCCAGCCCCACCGCCACCCGCACCACGCCGCCGTGCGTGAAGACGAGGACCCGCCCCCCCGCGTGCCGCCCCCGCAGGCGCTCGAAGGTGTCCCCGCAGCGGGCAAACAGGTCCGCCATGCTCTCACCGCCGGGGCGCCGGGTGCCCCAGGGATCGGCCTGGAGGTCGCGCAGGTACTCGGGGTGCTGCCGCGCGATGTCGGCCACGACCAGCCCGCCGAGCTCACCCACGTCGATCTCGCGCAGCCCCGGCTCGGCCTGCACGGTGGGCTGCCCGGCCAGCCGCTCGGCCACCGCCTCGGCGGTCTGCGAGGCGCGGGTCAGGTCGCTGGTGTACACCGCGTCGAAGTGCTGCCCGGTCAGCCGCTCGGCCAGCGCCGCCGCCTGCAAGACCCCGATGTGGCTGAGGGGCACGTCGGTCTGGCCCTGGTAGCGTCCGTCCGCGTTCCAGGTGCTCTCGCCGTGCCGCACCACCCAGAACTCGGTCGCGGTGCGGCGGTCGGGCAGCCGGAAGCCGGTGGGGGGACGGTACCTCTTCAAGAGGAGGCCCCGCCCAGCCCGGCCTCATTCAGACCCGCCAGCGTCACGCCCTCGCCGGGCACCATCTCCCCGATCACCCAGGGCGACTCGCCTGCCCCGCGCAGGGCCGAGAGCGCTGCTTCCTGCTCCTCCGGCCCCACGATGAAGAGGAAGCCCACGCCCATATTCAGCGCCCGAAACGCCTCGGTCCGGTCCATCCCGGCCCGGCGCACGATCAGCTCGAAGACGGGCGGCACCGTCCACGACCTGGTGTCCACCCGCATCCCCAGCCCCGCCGGGAAGACGCGCGGCGGGTTGTCCACCAGCCCGCCCCCGGTGATGTGGGCCATGCCGCGCACGTCCACCCCGGCTCCGGTCAGGGCGTCAAAGGCTCTCAGGTAGGCCCGGTGCGGCACGGTCAGCAGGTCTTCCAGCCGCTCGCCGCCGAGGTCGGCCCGCGCTTCGGCCCAGTCCAGCTCATCCAGCGCCATCCGCGCGAGGCTGTAGCCGTTGGTGTGCAGGCCGCTGCTGGGCAGGGCAATCACGGTGTCGCCCACCTGAATCCGCGAACCGTCAATCAACCGGGAGCGGTCCACGACACCCACGATGGTGCCCACGAGGTCGAGTTCGCCTTCGGTATACACGCCGGGCATCTCGGCCGTCTCGCCGCCCAGCAGGGCCACGCCGAGGGCCTCGCACGCCTCCGCCGCGCCCGTCACGATGGCGGCGACCTGCTCCGGGATCAGGCGCGAGGTCGCCACGTAGTCCAGGAAAAAGAGGGGCCGCGCCCCCTGCACCAGAATGTCGTTCACGCAGTGGTGGACGATGTCGGCCCCCAGGCCACCGACCCGCCCGGTGCGGACGGCCACCCGCGTCTTGGTGCCCACCCCGTCAGTGGAGGCGACCAAGATGGGGTCTGCCATCTCCCCGAAGCTGGCGCGGAACAGCCCCCCGAAGCCGCCCAGCCCGCCCAGCACGTTGGGGGTGTGGGTGCGGGCGACCGCCTCCTTCATCAGGGCAACCGCCCGGTGCCCCGCGTCGATGTTCACGCCTGCCCGCTCGTAGGCGGGGGCCGCGTCCGTGTTGCCTTGCGTCATGCTCCTCCCAGGTGTCGCCCCAGGCCGGGGCCGCTCGGGAGGCAGCATAGCGGAGAAGGAGGCGGGGCCTTTCGCCGTCAGCCCCTCGCCCCACTCCGGCGCAGTGCCCACCAGCGTCCCAGGACGACCAGTCCCACCACGGCCGACAGAAGCCCCAGCCCCCAGGCCATCCGCGTGGCCGAACCGCTGAGCCACACCACCAGCGCCGTGACCGGCAGTGCCCCGGCCGCCGTCGCCACCATGAAGGGCCGGAAGCCCATGCCCGCCGCGCCCGCGACCAGATTGAGCACGTCGGCCGAGAGGACCGGCATCAGCCGCACCAGCAGCACCCCTTGCAGGCCGTAGCGCTCGGCAAAAGTGTGGGCCGTCTGCCGCGCCCGCTCGCCCGCCAAGGCCCGCACCAGCGTGTCCCCCAGCGCCCGGCCCAGACCGTACCCGGCGGCGGCGCCCAGCAGCGTGCCCAGGTAGACCAGCAAGAAGCCCTCGACCGGGCCGTAGGCGCGGGCCGTCACCGCCGTCATCACCAGGGCGGGCAGCACGGGCACCGCCGCTTGCAGCACGAACCCTGCCAGCAGCGCCAGCGGCCCGGCCCAGCCCAGGTCCTCCACAAAGGCGCGGGTGACCGCCGGGTCGCTGGAGGTCAGGGCCTCCCAGCCCTCGCCCAAGAAGGCCCGCGCGTCCGGCGTCAGTGCGGCGGCAGTCAGCCCCAGCACAACCACGCCGGGCAGAATCCACCGCAACGCCGCGACCGCTGCTCGGCGGGGAGGGAGGGGCGCGGAGGTCATGGCGGCAGTGTAGGGGGGCCGGGTGAGGAGGCGGTCAGGCCTTCTGCCCCGCTATGCTGCCCCCCGATGCACCCCGACCTGCTGACCCGCGTGCTGTCGCTGCTGCCCCCCCCGCAGCCGGAGGAGGCGACCCGGCCCGAACTGGCCCACTTCCACGCCATGCTGCGCGACTACCCGCAGCGCGGGGGTAAGGGCATTCGTTCGGCGCTGCTGCTGGCCTCCGCGCGGGCACACGGGGCGCGGCCCGGCACCCCCGCGTGGGAGGGGGCGCTGTGGCTCGCGGCGGGCCTGGAGCTGTTTCAGAACTGGGTGCTGATCCACGACGACATCGAGGACGACTCGGAGGAGCGCCGGGGCCAGCCTGCCCTGCACCGCCTGCACGGGGTCCCGCTGGCAATCAACGCGGGCGACGCCCTGCATGCCTACATGTGGGCGGCCGTTCACCGCGCCGGGGTGCCGGGCGGCATGGAGGAGTTCCTGGCGATGATTCACCGCACCGCCGAGGGCCAGCACTTGGACCTGAGCTGGGTGGAGAGCGGCGAGTGGGCGCTCACCGGGGCCGACTATCTGGAGATGGTCCGGCTGAAAACCGCCCACTACACCGTGGTCGTCCCGCTGCGGCTGGGCGCCCTCTCCGCCGGGCACCCCCCCGACGAGCGGCTCACCCTGGCGGGGCTGAAGCTCGGCGCGGCCTTCCAGATTCGGGACGACGTGCTCAACCTGCTGGGCGACGCCGCGCAGTACGGCAAGGAGATCGGCGGCGACCTGCTGGAGGGCAAGCGCACCTTGATCGTGCTGCACTGGCTGGAGACGGCCCCGGCGGACCAGAAGGCTCTCTTTCTGGAGCAGATGGCCCGCCCCCGCGCCGACAAGGACGCGGACGCCGTCGCCCAGATTCACCGCTGGCTGCTGGAGAGCGGCAGCGTCACCCACGCCCAGGCCCACGCCGACGCCGAGGCGCGGGAGGGGCTGGCGCTGCTGGAGGAGGCGCTGGCCGAAGCTCCTGACCCACAAGCCGCCCGCGAGTTGCTGGACACGGTGCGCGGATTGGCGACGCGGGAGGCGTAAGGAGATGAGGGCGCCTCTCCGGGGGGATGCTTCCTGATTCTCGCTGCCGATGTGGGCTACTCGCCGGGCTGGGCGAAGGCGGCAGGCATCCTGTTCCGGGAGTGGACCGACGAGCACCCGGAGAGGGTCGTCACCGCCCACCTCGCCTCCCCCGAGGAGTACCTGCCTGGGCAGTTCTACCGGCGCGAGCTGCCCGCCCTGCTGAGCGTGATCGGGCCTGTCTTGCTCGAGACGCACACGGTCGTGATCGACGGGTACGTGTGGCTGGGGAGCGAACGGAGACCTGGCCTCGGGCTGCACCTGTGGGAAGCGCTGGAAAGGAGAATCCCGGTCATCGGCGTTGCCAAGACGAGATTTCAGGGGACACCGGAGGAGACGGAGGTGTTGCGTGGGACAAGCGGGAGCCCCCTGTTCGTCACCGCCGTCGGCCTTTCGCTGGAGGAGGCGAAAGGACACCTCAAAGGGATGGCGGGCAAGCACCGCCTCCCCACGCTGCTCAAAGAGGTCGACAGGCTCAGCCGCTCCGGCTGACGCTTATCCCAGCAGCCCCAGCGCCGCGTCCGCGAAGCGCCCGAAGCCCGCGTTCAACTCGCGCAGCGCCGCCCCGTCCGGCACCCCCCACTCGGGGAAATACAGCCCCACGTTGACCTCCAGTCCGAAGGCGGGCACCCCGGTCCGCGCGGTCCAGCGGGCGCTCAGCGTGTCGGTGGTCCAGGGGTCGCCCACCGCCACCCGCTTGAGGTTGCCGGTCAGCAGTGGGGAGAAGGCCGTCTCGCACGCCCCACGCAACCTCTCCCACAGCTCAGGGGGAAAGGTCGGACTGCCCGCCGTCCCCGGCATGATCGTCAGCGCCGGGCGGGGTACCCCGGTGTCCGGCCCCAGCGCCGGGCCGTGCGAGGCCATCGCGTGCCCCACGATCATCAGCCGCGCTCCCGCGATCTCGGTCTCCACCTGCCGGTCAAAGGCGTCCCAGACACGCCGCAGCCGGGCCTCCCGCGCCCCCGGCGACAGCGTGAAGCCCGCCGGGTAGAGGGGCTGGCGGGCGAAGTCGGTCAGCTTGACCACGCCGTTGTCGGCCTCGTCGTTACGGTGACGGTTCAGGTCGGCGGCGAAGCGGCTCCACGGCGCTTGCAGGAAGCGGGCGCCGGGCAGCGCGAAAATCAGGTCGGTGTAGGGGTCCCCCTCCAGAAAGACGCGGCGCAGCAGGGCCTCGCGCTTCCCGGTGTCGAACACCTCATCGCCCAGCATCTCGCGCAGCACGTCGGCGGGCAGCGCCCCGGACGGGTGGGGGGCCAGGATCAGCAGGTCGCCTCGGGCAGGGGTCATGGGGCCGATGGTACGCCCGCCCCCGCCCAACTGCGGCCTGCCGCACCGCCCCTTCCTTCCCCTCCCCGCTAAACTGGGAGAGTGCAGCTTTCGGCCCTGTCCACCCTGAACTACCGCAACCTCGCGCCGGACACGCTGACGTTTCCGGCCGGGGTCACGGGCGTGTTCGGGGAGAACGGGGCGGGCAAGACAAACCTGCTGGAAGCCGCCTACCTCGCCCTGACCGGGCTGACGGACGTGACGCGACTGGAGCAGCTCGTGCAGTCGGGCGAGCGCGAGGCCTACGTGCGGGCCGACGTGCAGCAGGGCGGCAGCCTCAGCATTCAGGAGGTCGGGCTGGGGCGCGGGCGGCGGCAGCTCAAGGTGGACGGGGTGCGGGTCAGGACCGGCGACCTGCCGCGCGGGAGTGCCGTGTGGATTCGCCCGGAGGACAGTGAGCTGGTCTTCGGTCCCCCGGCGGGGCGGCGGGCGTACCTTGACGCGCTGCTCTCGCGCCTGAGCGCCCATTACGCGCAGAAGCTCGCCCGCTACGAGCGCACGGTGTCGCAGCGCAACGCGGCCCTGCGGGCGGGCGAGGACTGGGCGATGCACGTCTGGGACGAGGCGCTCGTCAAGCTGGGGACCGACATCATGCTCTTTCGCCGCCGGGCGCTGACCCGGCTGGCCGAACTCGCCTCGGAGGCGAACGCCGCGCTGGGCAGCCGCAAGGCGCTGTCCC
It includes:
- a CDS encoding TVP38/TMEM64 family protein, whose product is MTSAPLPPRRAAVAALRWILPGVVVLGLTAAALTPDARAFLGEGWEALTSSDPAVTRAFVEDLGWAGPLALLAGFVLQAAVPVLPALVMTAVTARAYGPVEGFLLVYLGTLLGAAAGYGLGRALGDTLVRALAGERARQTAHTFAERYGLQGVLLVRLMPVLSADVLNLVAGAAGMGFRPFMVATAAGALPVTALVVWLSGSATRMAWGLGLLSAVVGLVVLGRWWALRRSGARG
- the purM gene encoding phosphoribosylformylglycinamidine cyclo-ligase, which translates into the protein MTQGNTDAAPAYERAGVNIDAGHRAVALMKEAVARTHTPNVLGGLGGFGGLFRASFGEMADPILVASTDGVGTKTRVAVRTGRVGGLGADIVHHCVNDILVQGARPLFFLDYVATSRLIPEQVAAIVTGAAEACEALGVALLGGETAEMPGVYTEGELDLVGTIVGVVDRSRLIDGSRIQVGDTVIALPSSGLHTNGYSLARMALDELDWAEARADLGGERLEDLLTVPHRAYLRAFDALTGAGVDVRGMAHITGGGLVDNPPRVFPAGLGMRVDTRSWTVPPVFELIVRRAGMDRTEAFRALNMGVGFLFIVGPEEQEAALSALRGAGESPWVIGEMVPGEGVTLAGLNEAGLGGASS
- a CDS encoding N-formylglutamate amidohydrolase codes for the protein MTPARGDLLILAPHPSGALPADVLREMLGDEVFDTGKREALLRRVFLEGDPYTDLIFALPGARFLQAPWSRFAADLNRHRNDEADNGVVKLTDFARQPLYPAGFTLSPGAREARLRRVWDAFDRQVETEIAGARLMIVGHAMASHGPALGPDTGVPRPALTIMPGTAGSPTFPPELWERLRGACETAFSPLLTGNLKRVAVGDPWTTDTLSARWTARTGVPAFGLEVNVGLYFPEWGVPDGAALRELNAGFGRFADAALGLLG
- the recF gene encoding DNA replication/repair protein RecF (All proteins in this family for which functions are known are DNA-binding proteins that assist the filamentation of RecA onto DNA for the initiation of recombination or recombinational repair.), which encodes MQLSALSTLNYRNLAPDTLTFPAGVTGVFGENGAGKTNLLEAAYLALTGLTDVTRLEQLVQSGEREAYVRADVQQGGSLSIQEVGLGRGRRQLKVDGVRVRTGDLPRGSAVWIRPEDSELVFGPPAGRRAYLDALLSRLSAHYAQKLARYERTVSQRNAALRAGEDWAMHVWDEALVKLGTDIMLFRRRALTRLAELASEANAALGSRKALSLTLQESTAPETYGADLTGRRAEELARGATVTGPHRDDLVLRLGDFPASEYASRGEGRTVALALRRAELELLAERFGEKPVLLIDDFSAELDPGRRSFLLDLAASVPQAIVTGTERVPGSALTLRAHSGRFTAEGQAVGAGTLEVTA
- a CDS encoding polyprenyl synthetase family protein → MHPDLLTRVLSLLPPPQPEEATRPELAHFHAMLRDYPQRGGKGIRSALLLASARAHGARPGTPAWEGALWLAAGLELFQNWVLIHDDIEDDSEERRGQPALHRLHGVPLAINAGDALHAYMWAAVHRAGVPGGMEEFLAMIHRTAEGQHLDLSWVESGEWALTGADYLEMVRLKTAHYTVVVPLRLGALSAGHPPDERLTLAGLKLGAAFQIRDDVLNLLGDAAQYGKEIGGDLLEGKRTLIVLHWLETAPADQKALFLEQMARPRADKDADAVAQIHRWLLESGSVTHAQAHADAEAREGLALLEEALAEAPDPQAARELLDTVRGLATREA
- a CDS encoding endonuclease V; its protein translation is MLAADVGYSPGWAKAAGILFREWTDEHPERVVTAHLASPEEYLPGQFYRRELPALLSVIGPVLLETHTVVIDGYVWLGSERRPGLGLHLWEALERRIPVIGVAKTRFQGTPEETEVLRGTSGSPLFVTAVGLSLEEAKGHLKGMAGKHRLPTLLKEVDRLSRSG